The Juglans regia cultivar Chandler chromosome 2, Walnut 2.0, whole genome shotgun sequence genome includes a window with the following:
- the LOC108987046 gene encoding probable pectate lyase 5: MAIPLIRLSLLALLATASSISSPPVQDPELVVQEVNKNISTASRRKLAYLSCATGNPIDDCWRCDPKWEQNRKRLADCAIGFGKRAIGGKNGKIYVVTDAGNDDPVNPKPGTLRHAVIQDRPLWIIFKRDMVIKLKQELIMNSFKTIDGRGASVHIAGGPCITIQYVTNIIIHGINVHDCKQGGNAYVRDSPSHYGWRTKSDGDGISIFGGSHVWVDHCSLSNCRDGLIDAIHGSTAITISNNYMIHHDKVMLLGHSDSYKQDKNMQVTIAFNHFGEGLVQRMPRCRHGYFHVVNNDYSHWIKYAIGGSAAPTINSQGNRFLAPNSRYNKEVTKHENAPQSVWKNWNWRSKGDLLLNGAFFTPSGAGASSSYAKASSLSAKSSSLVSAITAGAGALKCKKGSYC; the protein is encoded by the exons ATGGCAATTCCACTCATTCGTTTAAGCCTTTTGGCTCTTCTAGCTACAGCCTCTTCTATATCCTCCCCGCCCGTTCAAGATCCAGAACTAGTAGTGCAAGAAGTGAATAA GAACATCAGCACCGCCTCAAGGAGAAAATTAGCCTATCTGTCTTGTGCGACAGGGAATCCCATTGATGATTGCTGGAGGTGCGACCCAAAATGGGAGCAGAACAGGAAACGGCTTGCGGATTGTGCTATTGGATTTGGAAAGCGTGCAATCGGCGGCAAGAACGGCAAAATATATGTGGTCACGGATGCCGGAAATGATGACCCTGTGAACCCCAAGCCAGGCACTCTGAGGCACGCCGTGATCCAAGATCGGCCTCTGTGGATCATTTTCAAGCGTGACATGGTGATCAAGCTGAAGCAAGAGCTGATTATGAATTCGTTCAAGACGATCGATGGCCGTGGCGCAAGCGTGCACATTGCCGGGGGACCATGCATTACTATTCAGTACGTGACCAACATTATCATTCATGGCATCAACGTTCATGACTGCAAGCAAGGTGGGAATGCTTACGTGAGGGACTCTCCAAGCCATTATGGCTGGAGGACTAAGTCGGACGGCGATGGCATCTCGATCTTCGGTGGAAGCCATGTTTGGGTGGATCATTGCTCTCTGTCTAATTGCCGTGATGGTTTAATTGATGCCATTCATGGATCTACAGCCATCACCATCTCCAACAATTACATGATCCACCATGACAAGGTCATGCTCTTGGGTCACAGTGATTCCTATAAACAAGACAAAAATATGCAAGTCACTATAGCCTTCAACCATTTTGGAGAAGGGCTTGTGCAAAGGATGCCAAG GTGTAGACATGGTTATTTCCATGTGGTTAACAATGACTACTCCCATTGGATAAAGTATGCAATCGGTGGCAGTGCCGCTCCAACTATTAACAGCCAAGGAAACAGATTTCTTGCTCCTAATAGCAGATATAACAAGGAG GTTACCAAACACGAGAATGCACCACAGAGCGTGTGGAAGAATTGGAACTGGAGATCCAAAGGAGATTTGCTATTGAATGGGGCTTTCTTCACTCCCTCAGGGGCTGGAGCATCTTCAAGTTACGCCAAGGCATCAAGCTTGAGTGCAAAATCATCTTCGCTCGTGAGTGCAATCACAGCCGGAGCGGGTGCACTCAAGTGCAAGAAGGGCTCGTATTGCTGA